Below is a genomic region from Astatotilapia calliptera chromosome 13, fAstCal1.2, whole genome shotgun sequence.
CGCATCTTTTATAGTCTGAAGGTTTAGACGCCTATAATCAATGCACAACCGGACTTGGCCGTTCTTTTTCCGGACTACCACTATGGGTGACGCAAATGGGGACTCTGACTCTCTAATAACTCCTGCATCAAGGAGTTCCTGAATGTGCTTCCGGACAGCCTCAATGTCCCGTGGGTGGATTGGCCGGGCACGTAGTTTGAAAGGCGTGCCATCCGAAAGTTTTATATGATGTCGCACCTGGTCCGTCCGGCCAAAATCCAGGTCGTGCTGTGCAAACACCTCAGGCATGCCGCTGAGCTGCTGAGTGATGCGCTGTTTCCATTCCAATGGAACTGGGGAGTCACCAAAATTGAAGGTTATGGTGGGCTCTTGGAAAGACGGAGTCTCTGGAGTTCTCTGGGATAGTTCTGACTGTTTGGTCTTGTTGTGTTCCTTTAATAGGATGGTCTGATAAGCACTAACCTCTGCAATAGTACACTTGGCAGGGATGACAATGTCGTGGTCAGACTCGTTGCTTATAACAACTGGCAACTTGTGGGGCCGCCGCTGGGGAAAGTCCACCAGACCGGCTTTAAGTAGCAGGCCACCGGGCAAGGGGGACGATGATGGGTACTCAATTACAACTGATTTTTCATCCTGAAGGCCCTCGCCAAGGGCGACTCCCTCCACCACTACAGTTGAACCAGCTGGAATGACTTGAGGCATCTTGCCAAGTAGCTTCACTACCCCCTGATGGGTGTCACTTGTCTGCTTCCGTCTCAACTCAATGATTTTGAAGACTACTTTGTAGCCATGTGGGAGGGGTTGACGATTGGCTAAGTCAGTCTCTGAGTAGATGTCGAACAGTACATCTAGGGTGTTTGTGCCTATGAGCATGAGGGATTGTGAAGTGTCAGGGACGATTAAAGCAAGTGTGTTTACATCTACTGGAACACCTATAAAGTCCTTTGGAAAAGTTATGGTCATTTCTATATAGCCAAAGTAAGGCACTAGCTGGCCATTAGCACCTTCCACTTCTAAGAGGTCATGTAGTGGCTTGATCTTTTGCTCTGAAAGGTGCTGCTGGTAAAATGACTCAGGAACAGTGGTAACTTGGGAGCCTGAGTCAAGAAGACAGTTGACTTCTTCACCTCTCACAGTCACTTGAGCTGTACTTCTGGTACCAATCAACTGTTTAGGGAGTTGGAAAGATTGGTTCTGCTCTGAATGGTTTAAGCCAGAACATGTTTGTGCTTTGACAGTCTTTGCTGGGGTACTTACTTTGTTAACCTCAGCTGTGATTTTGTCACCATTGTTTACGTCTGAGGGACGTTGttgactctcctcagctcctgTTTGTCCCACAACAGGAACTGTTAGATGTTTAAAGGTGAATCTGTACAATCTCGCGCTTCCCACTGGCGTTGTTTCTCCTCcaactgcttctttttttctgctactAGGTTGGGGTTAGCGGGGTCAACACAGCATGGAGCGATATGTCCATCTTCACCGCAGTTGAAACAATACCAGGGCTTGGGTCTGCCCCTTTGCCTCTTTGAAGTCTGTCTTTGCATACGTCCATCTACACCATGTGGCTTTGACATCTTACTCTGCGGCTTCCCTGCAGGGTCCTTGCTGTttgcaaactttgttttttttctgtgacatgAATGTAGTTAGTTGACTTTGCAGACTCGCCACCTGCTTTCGCAGATCCTCAATAGCAGCAATGCTACTCCCATGTTTCTCCTCTGGTTCACAAACATGTGCACCCTGGAACTGTAACTGAGTTCTCTGCTTTGTGGTGCCAATGTGTTTTCTCATACGGTTAGTTTTTGCTTGCTGTCGATCTTCCTCAGAGCGAATCATTAACAACAGGTCTGAGAATTGGGGTGGGCTGCTCTTCTTTTGCTCAAGTTGCAGGGCGCTGAGTAGGTCGTTGTCCCAACATCCCCTGCAGAACTGTTTAAGTAGATGTTTGTCCACTTCTTCACATGCGACTCCCCCCCTCTTCGTGGCTCTGTTTAATGCTAGCTGTAGCCGGTGAAGGTAAGTGGATGACTTCTCACCTGGATCTTGAAGGGTGTTCAGGAATTGAGCGAAAAGTTCCTCGCCATCTTCTACAGTGCCAAAGGCTGAATCTAGAAAATGCAAATAAGTCACAGGTGGTGACTCAGGCCGCAAACTCTTAACTATATCAGCTGCTGGTGGGAGCAGGCTCTCATGGATCTTTCTGGATATTTGCAGGGGGGACATGCTGGGATCATTTTGGAGCAGTTCAATTTGTGTGCGCCATGTGTCATAATCAGTTTCATTGTTAGGTCTGGGAACCTTACCGGAGAAGGAACGGAGTCTCACCTGGGACTGGATGTGTGGGACAACATCTTGCCTTCGTACGATATGCTCTACCACAACCTTCTGAATGTCAGGTGGGTTCAAGTCACTTACTGAGAGGGACGCTGCTCTCCTTCCATTAGTGAGGGGAACATCATCAGTGGCACCAGTATCACTTGGTGTAACATCTGAATGTGAGGTGTGACACTGTCGCTCTTTAGAAGCGGGCGGAGATACAACAGTGGTCTCGACATACGTGGGAGAAGGTTCTTCAGTGGTAGGTCGCATGGCTTCAACATCCTCCCCAATCTGACACATCATCTCCTTCAGCACCTCACCGTAGTCTTTGCCACTCAGCTTGGCTAGTTCCTTGAGTTCCGCCAAGTAGGTTTTTGTAACATTACTCCCAACCGTGGTAGTGTACATGCTACTGAGTGTTTTAATTTCATAGACAACGCTGGGATCAGCTTgtgctgtgtatgtgtatggTAAACGAGGTTCTAAACCTTCTAAGGCTGAACTGCTAGAGTATTCTACGATCAGGTTTTGGTAGAAGTTGGACAGTGAATCATCAACAAAAAGGACTCTTGTGATTTTACCATACTGTTTCAGAAAGTCAATGACCTGTTCATCTTTCTCAGATACCTGTGTTATCCTAGCGACAACAACCGCATTAGGTATTTTGACACCAGACTTTTGTATGAAATCCATGCTGGTCATTGCCTCAATATTGATGCTCAAATCAATTggctcctggctggctcgccacttCTGTAACCAACTTTAAGGTATAAAGGTGAATTACAGCGCAATAATTACTTGGGCTCGTAATAAGACCCTGGCCAGAATCAGAAGACACCAAATTCGTATGGAGCCAAAGTATTGAGCAGCAATAATGACCTGGACACAATGTTAACTTTTGAGTAGCCACTCTTGTATTGTTACAAAGTATAACAGGTATTTGTCCAATTTGTACagataaagtataaaataaaataaatagtgtgcacactcaacaaaataaaagtactcgTTGGGGCCCTTTAAGAATTTAGAGTTAAGCTGGCGATAGCCAACTTCAAAGGTCCTTGTGAATGTAACTGgaatgtatgagtgtgtggtgTGTATCTTCTTTGGGGTAGATCGTCCTCAAAGTGGTTGGCTCGCCATCTATCACAACCAGAATATCGTCCTGGTCCTTGGACTTTTCCGTCCTCTCCAAAAAACCTGACCGTTGCTCTGTTTCACAAAAGCCCAACACACACTGGCGTTGGAATTGCAGCAGCTCTCCGGATGAAAGGTGAGTGGTTAGCCGACGTTGCCTCTCTCCTTCATCCAGCCACTCGACTCCGGACTTCCAGCAGGTAAGTAGGCTGGCTTTCCTTCCTCTCAATCCTgagttttcctctcttttgtccGTGGATTTCTCGGTTTGAGTAGCAGATGCCTCCACTCCTCTTGCTGAGATAAGAAAAACCCGGGACACCATGCACCTCCACCTCACTTCCTGGCTGACAGGGTCAATGCGGCCTGGGTAGGCTCTGATTGGTTGCTGAGCTAGGTGTCCTCACGTGGAGTGAACTGAGAGGTGCATTCAATGGTCATAGGAAATACGACGCTTGTTGATGTGGACAGTTAATATAAAGAGAATAAGTATGATTTTTTTCACCTGGGCTACATATGGTACATCCATCATTAAAATTCCCAAACAGTACAAAAAGAATGAACCTTTTAGACACGTGGGCCTTTAAATACAGAGCTACTGTAACTCTCAATAATGCACATCTACAGATTAACTGAATAAACAGCATTATTTCTACTGCTGTCTGgatattctgtgtgtgtgtgagatcctGACAATCTATTTTAACCTTAATCTAACCATGTGCACTTCTGATCATCAAAATAagtttattttctgcacatcacCTCTAACAAAGGAAGCCACAGCTCAGCTGAGACGCTCAGGGACTGGAAGTTTTTGTCATTCACGTGGCGGAGGCTATCCAGAACCAGAGCGCTGGCACCGAATATTTCACAAGTCCGGCAGAGACCTGCAGCGACAAAGACAGTGTGTTTGATTTGGGtggggttttttaaaataaaaatgctccaTGACATCCAAAGCACAGGAGGTTAATAAAAAGACTGTTCCAGTTTTGAGTTTCCTAGAACACCACTGTGTGTACAAAGAGATGCAAATTGAGTCTGGGattcaaagtaaaacatttaCAGAAGGACCAGGCTAACAGTCTTTCTTGCATTACACAGTATCAAtattggcttaaaaaaaaatctttttcctCTATAAACAAATTCTCATTGTGTTCGTGCCTTATCACCTGAGACAACAGCACTCGAGTACACTTCCAGAGAACATATATTATGTGCTTGATGAAGGCAGGTGCAAAACCGTGTAAAACCAGATAAGATGGTTCAAATGGATGTGTTTCTCTGTTCTTCTATATCATTGTTACGAAACAGAAATACACTGACATTGTGTAAGGGGTTTGTGCAGGGGGAGGGGCTTCCACACAAGGTAAAACTGAGAGCCGAGATCCAGGGAAGTGCAGAGTCATTTCAAGTCAttctggaaaagcagctctcaTAATCTAGCTAAAAGGAGTTTTCACTTGTGGTTTCGAAACTCCTGATTGGCTGCATTAAGGACATAAGGGCAATATGAGTCAATTGTGGTCATGCTACTCGTGACCTCAAGTTCTCAATCTGTGGAAACTGCAGTAAAATTGTGGTGCTctcaaaataaacaataaaagtaataaaagttggttaaatgatttattatttaacagctcactttgtgtttactaGCAGCAACACGCACAtgttgtgtgtatatatctCTACAGCTGTCTACCTACTGTCTACATGTGAGGTGTTCAGGGGCCATCTGTAAATTGCAGCTGCAGAAAACAACTCTGCTTACTCGCTCCCTAAACGTAACCCGTACTAGTAACcaaaaatgtacaataatacattgaTGTGTGGTGCTCCTGACCTCCCAGATTGGTGGGCTTGTCGATAAGCGAGGCCACAACCAGCAAGGCACCGTGCAGTTTTCCCAGTCTAGCAGCCCTCTGTGGTGGAACCAGCTGAAGTTCAGGCTCCTGCTCCTGGATGCCCAGTCTCCAGGGCGTGATCTTCTTTTGCACCTCAGCCCAGCGTTCCTCCTTATCCTGCTCACCTGGAAGACATAAAGCCATGACGGTCAATAAGAGAAACCTTATCACTGACTGGTGCTTAAGAgtgttactactactactactgctactactgTACTTCTGTCTTGCTGGATCCAGTCTCCAGGTTGAAGCTGGTTCAGATCAAGAGCAGGATTTCTCAAAGGCAAAGATGGACCTTCTGAGAAATATGAGAGTTTCTCAAATTTCCAGGGTGGTATCCACTCATCATCAGCCAACTCAGAAAGACTGGGAAACGTACAGAATATTGTCTAGGAAagcaaaataagaaagaaaacaagcatgTTAGACTGTGTTACTATATTTTAGCAGGATTTAATTGCAAAATAGCGTACCTCAATACTGTAATCCCTGATTGGATGAAAGGCACCAAAGAAGAAGTGCTCCTGAATCCTCGTCCAGTTTTTGTTGGCATTTCTACATGTGAGACAGCAAATATGTACTAAAGCATATTAGCCTGATGCAAAGAACAAAACCTGCCAACATTTGAACCGCTCTGCTCTCACCCAGTGCTCTGCATGGCTTCAGCCTGGTTCAGACAGGCCTTGATCACAGAGGAAAGCCCCCCTAAACCATCTGCCTCTTCCACGTGGTTTTCCGCCAGGCTCCACACCCTTTTCAGAGCCAGTAAGGCATACAGGCGCACGCTGAAGTTATGGTTAAAACACGACTGCAGGATGACGTCTAGTGCTTTTCGCAACTGCGCCGCCTTaagatataaaagaaaaaacacaatgtgaatACTCAAgagtttattaataaaaacaaatactgtCTGGGTGGGAAAAAATAATTAGCGATACTACCTTTTCTTTAAGATTAGGAAAGATGACACTGAAATGTACGAGAACAGATAAGAAAGTGCAGACGCTCGTCTTAGTCTTTTCGTGATCCTGCACAGAAACAAGCACCAGAAGTGGTTTATAATTTAATTTAGAATGAAAAACCATTCCCTCCAGTTCTACAGAGTTTGAAAGAGCTGGAGCTCACCAGGCTGAAGCAGGACCAAAAGCTGTCAGTGTGTTGTGGATATCGGACAAGGATCAGAATCATCATCCATTCGATCAGGTACTTGACAGAAGCCTGGTTACTGCAAAATCCCGCTTCAAACACACGACCCCACAAAGTGGCAACAAACTCCTGCAAATGAAAGCGCAGTCACTCACAGAGAGGATCAGTCGATCCTGGAAGATTTAAGGTGAGTGTATGACTATCTTACCTCTCGGAGTTtgggcagcaacagcagcagtgtttgCCATACTCGGTTTTTAACACGATGTTGCAGGGAGTTGCTATAGTAACGCACTTTTGACCTTGATATATCATTATCCTgtagaaatgaaacaaaaatcatGGGAAAGGATGCAAAGTGGCTGTAACTGCTACTTCgccatttatttaaaagaatcaGGAGCTCATCTAGTCCACAATCCATTGCAATTCCCAGGTTATTGCCCATAAAACGACAAGTGTCACCTTGATCTTGAGCAGAATTTGGGTGAACATCTATGAGATGATCATTGTGTGACCAAATTATGACCAAAACTGTGGGTTAATAATTCTTGTGAACTGTGACAGGATGGACGGATAACAAATCCTCGCCGTGGAATAAGCTCTAAGGCTAATTCCGCATTCTGATTTTCTTTGAAAGCTGTGAAAGAGTTTAACTTCAATTTAATGCCTGTATATATTAATTTGCATATATTTGTGATCTCCAATCAGTCACAACTGATggataaagagtaaaaaaaaaaaaactatcatcATACAACGATCCACTTTGGAAGTTTGATTGCTGGCAGTCATGTAGACCTGGAGTCTCACCACaccacaaaaaaccccaaaacacactgcTGTGAACCTGACAAGGCCAAACGCACCTTTTTCAACAGCTCCATTGCCACTTCCTCCATTAGTCTTTGATGCTGGAGATTAGAAGAATCCAGGTGGCACAGGAAAGCCAGAACACATGTGCGAGGCAACTGATCATCTCTGTTATcactggaaaataaaaacagttgttCAGCTGTGGAAACATCCACACAGCAAGAGAGACCTCTAGTGGCACTATTATAAATCATATCAATAAGAAGTGAGCTTTCACTGAATTGTTTACCTCGTTACTGCGACATTAGCTGCACACTTTTCACCAAGTTGCTCCACATATATTTGGACATCCTGGACGAGTCTTGGAAAGAGCAcgattaaatagttaaaacagCTCTAAGAAgctactaaataaatgtgaaaaatgcagCTAAGCCTTACCGTTGATCTCTCCTGAACACTGGACCGTAAACACAAGCTTCTGTAATTATGCTGATGTGGTTGAAAATACTAGAAAACACCGTGTCGGCCTGGTCACCGCTGCCTCCACCTGCAGGCAGCCACATCTGACAGCAGTGTTGAAGCAGTACGCCAAAAACTCCACTCTTTGACTGAGACAACTCCATCAGATCACGGGCgatctaaaaacaaacacagacacaacaaatattaatatttcattattgaaattacattttcaaagtCCAAATTTCTGTCTCGCTTCTTTCCTGCTGTGAGGTGAATCACCTGTTTCAAAGTGGCCGCCAGGGTCGGAGACTGAGCTTTTGTCAGCTGAAGCAGTTTATGGTGGAAAGCCGTGGAGATGAAGCCTTTAAGTGCCGGCCAGAAGTCATTGGCATTAGTGCTCAGGCCTTGTACCAGCTCCCAGCTCAGACTCACAGCCTCCACACACAGGGCCTCTTCATCACGCACTAACTGGAATCAAATGTCACCACAACAGACGCACCATGAGGAAATCGCTTCATTGGCAGTTAGTTTACAACAAATTATTCACATAAAAACTGGAAGAAAATGACTGATATGAAATTAGCCTCACTTGCGGCAGGACTGTCTCCATAAAGGTGAATACAGGGAGCACCAAGTCACTGGGCAGGAGAGCCAGGGCCTCCACACTGCAACTCAAAGCAGCCTTGAGAGTCTCAGCTGCTTCTACAGACTCAGGAATTCCAAAAGCCTTAATCAGGAAATTCAGACAAATCCACTGGTCTCGCATAAAGTTGGCAGAGAAGCGTCCCCAGTCCTGTAGCAGATCTTGAACTTCCAGATCACTACCAAAAGAAGAAACAGGCCCATCGCTCATTACGGCAGCCGAGAACTTATATTCATCTGAATTAAAGTCTTTAGTTAGTtactttagttaaaaaaaaataaaaaaaacggctTCCACTAACCAGTCTATTGTCTCTGGTTTCAGTAGACGTTGATTGACATTTCCTAGAGATGTCTGACTGTGTGAGGAAGGCAGCTTTGGGCTGTAGAAGTATTCATTCAGTGATTTCAGAGCAGAAACTGTCTCTGGTTGCTTGTCAATCACTTCATGCTCCATAACACCACACACCGTGGCCAGCGACGCCATAGTAACTGCTCTAGTTACCTGGTATGCTAAAGAGGGGACCTGGCAACAACAATCAGTGAAACAATCAAAATAGTGACTGAAATCCTGCCTAATGAGAGAGACATTAAAGTTTAAGTTGGTACCTGCTGGTCTGGTTCTCGCAGGACTGTGAGCCCGTACTTAATCAGTTTAGAGAAaccactgtgaggaatcttgtTGTGGTATTGTGGCATAGAGCGACACATGACAACCAGCTGCCTCAGGACATAAAGATAGAGCTCTGCTCGCTCGATATCAAacacctgttaaaaaaaaacagacaacataCGTGCAGACGTCAGAGTTGGCCACCAGGGGCATCTGTGTAATTGGACTGAGACTGGCCTGCTTGACTTGCTAAATACCTCCTGCAATTCCCCACACAGCCGCCTAAAGATGAACTCCTGGATGGGATCAAGAAGCCTTAAAATCGCCATCTCAGTAGATACCATCACACTGTCCCCtgtgaaacagagagagaggtggaATGTAATGAACATGACGGCGACGGTTCTggacaaaataatcaaaaaataaaGGGATAAAATCAAACTATAAATCAATATAAATGTCCAGTGTTTCCTAATAAAGAGGTAGCAGAAGTACTGGGAAAAACAGCTTAATAATCAAAGGCAGTGATATCAAACTCATTTCCCATCGCacgccacatacagcccactttaatCTGAtatcataaatgtcaccaatagatgaaagaaaaagataaaatatgcAGATCTCTCACCATCAAATACGGATGTAAAAGTGACATTTACAAGGACGTATGTTATACAATATAACACCAAATAATAATTTGGGAGGACAGGTTTAATGATTTGTTCagtgaataaaaaaatcagataGAACAGCTCGGACAATAATTCAGCGCTATCCTTGCAAACCTTGCTCCGCTCCGTCCTGTTGACTCCTTGGGATTTCTCCGAGCTGGAACAGTCTGAGCACCAGCTGCAGGCTCTTGTCACTCTTACGCAGAGGCAAGTAGATATTGGTGCTGACTCTGCTCAGGGTCTTCAGCAGTGGTGATAAAAGCGACTCCAGGGTGTTGCTGATCTCTGCCCCAGATTGACCCCTCTCCATGTCCACACACAGCAGAATAGCTCTGGCCAACCTATCGGCCTCTCTGGAGTCAGGTAACCTCTCGGTCTGACCTGGGAGAAGATAAAAAGCcttaaaatatacacacaccAAACCAGCAGATACAGCGACTGTATCACTTCAGACTCACCTGTGCTAGCTGGGACTCGAAGATAGGAGACTATTTCGCCTTGAACATAAGCTCTCACGGTTTCCTTACTCGTTAAAGCACCAGTGCAATCTTCATCTGTAATCCTGGGCTTGAAACTGCCTTCATTTTCCAACAGCCAAGcacacagctgcagtgatgccCCAACATGTAGGATAATGATTAGGTAATCACAGTTTGCAATCTGAATCATGTTCCATTGTTGATACAGCGTACCTGCTTCCAAAGCTGCGTCCCTCTACACAGCGACTCGTCTGCACGGAAATGCGTCAGGAAGCTAAAAACATCATCGAGGGTAACTTCactctgacaaaaaaaacaaaacacaaaagctcaGCTATTGGACTGAATAACTTAAGCTATAGTCTTACAGAAAATCTAGTAGAAGAGATCGATAAAACGAGTAAATTAAAGTAAACACATccatgtgatgctgtcatggcAATATAGACcaaaatatcagattttttgGTCGTAGAACAACAAAAGCTTGATCAACTCAGTACTTGGAAGATGTGCTTAATAAAGAGTCCAGTATTTTGCGTCGCACTTCTGTCTTACCACAACTGTGAGAGAGAGGGCACTGTTCAGCAGGAAGCACTGGGCAGCTCCTCTTAAGAGGACTTGATGAGTGATCATGGTGCAGCGCAGGACGTCCCTGTacagacaaaagacacacaatGACCACTTTATTAAGTGTCACCAGCTTCGACAGAGTATGTCTAAGTGTAACCACTGTAAGTTACCTCAGAGCAGTGAGCCCGCTGGTCCCCAGTAGTGGACAAGGGGGAAGTTTGGACAGGGCctgacagaggaagaggaggggaacTGCACACCAGTGTTTAGAGCCCAGCTGCTGAATCAGCTGAAGCAAGACATAACCTACAATGTGAACACAGTAGTCAGAGGTGGATTTAGCAATTTAACCATGAGCTGTGAGAGGACTTTGTTCATAAGTGTTCGCTGTGGCTTCTGTGACCCTTTACCTCTATGCTCTGTTGGCAGGCTACTGAAGAAGGTAGCCAGAAAGACTTCGAGTTTAACCCCCAGTTCGGGACAGTCTCCCACACTCTGACCAACTGACCTATATGTGGAAAGAAGCTGGGTTAATTAAGGCTAGTGCAAAGCAGTACTTAACATAATAATCCCTGCATTACTATTACTTCCAATTGTTAATGAATGTTAAATTCTCACCTGTGGAAGAGGGATGTTTCCGAGAGAACATCCATAAAGGGGCCAACGATGAACTTAAGAGCAAAGCAACAGAAGAGGAAACTTTAATGCACGCTTTTAACTTTgtactgaatgaaaacaatcaaGAGCCAAGGAACAAATTAAGTCTACCTGAGAAAAGGCCAAAGCAAAAGTCGGCTGCTGAAGAACCCGGAGCTCGAGCAGATGACACACTCCTTCTCGCATTAAGGATTTATTCTCACTGTGGAACATGCGCTGGTacacacacagcagccaggAGGGGTGGAAGAGTCCTTGACCTGAAACATTAGAAACAAACTACCACTCTGAGATCTTTCACACTTACTTTACTTTTCAAAGAATTTAAGTGAGAAAAAACTGACCAAGGGATTTTCTACTTGACTTATGTACTTCTGAAAGAAGATATAATCAGTTCAGCCCATTTCATTCACAGAGGCCTAATAAGCTGGAAGACTCGCTACATCGAATCTACTTTTAAAAGgctgaaataatgttttttccTTGCCTTGATCATCATTCGCTGTTGTTTGGATCAGTGTGTCTATCCTGTTTAAAACTGGCCGGACCACGTGAATctgcagagggagaggaggaacaGTAAAACAGATGTATCGAGATCCCTCCTTGGAAAAAGCAGTCAAACACTGGTGCAGGATATCCTACTTGGTTTTCCTCTAGAGTCTCCATCACCAGTACGTAATCCTCCCAGAACTCTCTGAGCAGCTTGCTCTTGCTGAAAGCCCATTTAAACAAGTTCTCATCTGCAACAGTTTAGGAAAAAAAGTTGTCTGACAAGCCATAAAATAACAGTAAACCTAAAACTGGCCTAATGTCTGCTttcagtgtgtgcgtgttttttttttttataccttcCCCTGTTGCAGAAAGAGGACAGTCTAATCCATCCTCTTCAGACAGGGCTGCACACCTTTTCAGCAGGAACAGTGCTCTCTTTCTTGACACGCTGTCTCTGTGGATCAGTCCATCCTGAACCATCCTCCAGAACTGAAGGGACAGACGAGGGTCGGAGTCAGAGCAGCAGGAAGAGGGGAGGTGGTGGTGAGGTTTAAGGAGGTGGTCTGACAGGGCTGTCAAACACAGCAGAGTGCGCTCTGTAACCGCAGGAGTGCGGTCGGTGGAGTGCCAGCTGCATAGATCATCCAGGATGAGCTTGAGGATGCTTATTAACCGCTCACTGCTGAGGCAGTTCAGCAGACTTAAGATGACCCTGACTGGCTTGGAGACCAGTGCATCAGGGAGTGTCCTGATGGAAGAGAGACTAGAAGACACGGTGGTATGTGTGAGCTGTTCATCTGCTGCCAGAAACGGCAGAAGAGCAGCTACCACTTCACTCGCAACCTCCACACTGAGTCTTCCCGGAGAGGTCAGCTCTTCCTCTGACAGATGGAGTGAGGGCAGGATGGACTGACAAACTCGCCTGCACACA
It encodes:
- the tarbp1 gene encoding probable methyltransferase TARBP1, which produces MYSALINAVLSSSPDYDLLFESLSWPSESWPDTERVEALTAFIEGLGPLLIEPDSTSFPDAKRRCVLDKVESVLWTKCLPFLSRISAEAGEGVRCRESTAAACRLLSVSVPLCNEAVCRRVCQSILPSLHLSEEELTSPGRLSVEVASEVVAALLPFLAADEQLTHTTVSSSLSSIRTLPDALVSKPVRVILSLLNCLSSERLISILKLILDDLCSWHSTDRTPAVTERTLLCLTALSDHLLKPHHHLPSSCCSDSDPRLSLQFWRMVQDGLIHRDSVSRKRALFLLKRCAALSEEDGLDCPLSATGEDENLFKWAFSKSKLLREFWEDYVLVMETLEENQIHVVRPVLNRIDTLIQTTANDDQGQGLFHPSWLLCVYQRMFHSENKSLMREGVCHLLELRVLQQPTFALAFSQFIVGPFMDVLSETSLFHRSVGQSVGDCPELGVKLEVFLATFFSSLPTEHRGYVLLQLIQQLGSKHWCAVPLLFLCQALSKLPPCPLLGTSGLTALRDVLRCTMITHQVLLRGAAQCFLLNSALSLTVVSEVTLDDVFSFLTHFRADESLCRGTQLWKQLCAWLLENEGSFKPRITDEDCTGALTSKETVRAYVQGEIVSYLRVPASTGQTERLPDSREADRLARAILLCVDMERGQSGAEISNTLESLLSPLLKTLSRVSTNIYLPLRKSDKSLQLVLRLFQLGEIPRSQQDGAEQGDSVMVSTEMAILRLLDPIQEFIFRRLCGELQEVFDIERAELYLYVLRQLVVMCRSMPQYHNKIPHSGFSKLIKYGLTVLREPDQQVPSLAYQVTRAVTMASLATVCGVMEHEVIDKQPETVSALKSLNEYFYSPKLPSSHSQTSLGNVNQRLLKPETIDCDLEVQDLLQDWGRFSANFMRDQWICLNFLIKAFGIPESVEAAETLKAALSCSVEALALLPSDLVLPVFTFMETVLPQLVRDEEALCVEAVSLSWELVQGLSTNANDFWPALKGFISTAFHHKLLQLTKAQSPTLAATLKQIARDLMELSQSKSGVFGVLLQHCCQMWLPAGGGSGDQADTVFSSIFNHISIITEACVYGPVFRRDQRLVQDVQIYVEQLGEKCAANVAVTSDNRDDQLPRTCVLAFLCHLDSSNLQHQRLMEEVAMELLKKDNDISRSKVRYYSNSLQHRVKNRVWQTLLLLLPKLREEFVATLWGRVFEAGFCSNQASVKYLIEWMMILILVRYPQHTDSFWSCFSLDHEKTKTSVCTFLSVLVHFSVIFPNLKEKAAQLRKALDVILQSCFNHNFSVRLYALLALKRVWSLAENHVEEADGLGGLSSVIKACLNQAEAMQSTGNANKNWTRIQEHFFFGAFHPIRDYSIETIFCTFPSLSELADDEWIPPWKFEKLSYFSEGPSLPLRNPALDLNQLQPGDWIQQDRSEQDKEERWAEVQKKITPWRLGIQEQEPELQLVPPQRAARLGKLHGALLVVASLIDKPTNLGGLCRTCEIFGASALVLDSLRHVNDKNFQSLSVSAELWLPLLEVKPMELTEFLQVKKSEGYCVVGVEQTANSHSLQEYQFPEKTLLLLGNEREGIPANLLQMLDVCVEIPQQGIIRSLNVHVSAALLIWEYTRQHLSSGSAEVDSKRS